The following coding sequences are from one Vallitalea longa window:
- the rpe gene encoding ribulose-phosphate 3-epimerase — protein sequence MIKIAPSILAADFADLGNEIKKIDEAGCDYVHIDVMDGSFVPNISFGTPIIKSIRESTDKIFDVHLMIEEPSRYIKEFKDAGADIITVHAEACKHLHSTVSLIKNYGLKAAVALNPATPNSVLEYVIDELDMVLVMSVNPGFGGQKFIDSSLHKISAIKDVICGRGLNCEIEVDGGISLDNVKKVVNAGADVIVAGSAIYKSEDINNTIKAFREVCEK from the coding sequence ATGATTAAAATAGCACCTTCAATTTTAGCAGCTGATTTTGCGGATTTAGGTAATGAAATTAAAAAGATTGATGAAGCAGGTTGTGATTATGTTCACATAGATGTCATGGATGGCTCATTTGTACCTAATATTTCATTTGGTACACCTATAATCAAAAGTATAAGAGAGTCTACTGATAAGATATTCGATGTTCACCTTATGATTGAAGAACCAAGTAGATATATAAAAGAATTCAAAGATGCAGGAGCGGATATTATTACAGTTCATGCAGAAGCATGTAAACATCTCCATAGTACTGTTTCATTGATTAAAAATTATGGACTAAAAGCAGCGGTAGCATTAAACCCTGCAACACCTAATAGTGTTCTGGAATATGTTATAGATGAACTTGATATGGTATTAGTAATGTCTGTAAATCCTGGTTTCGGAGGACAAAAATTCATTGATTCCTCATTGCATAAGATAAGTGCAATAAAAGATGTTATTTGTGGTAGAGGACTTAATTGTGAAATTGAAGTTGATGGAGGCATTTCACTGGATAATGTAAAAAAAGTTGTTAATGCGGGAGCAGATGTTATTGTAGCAGGTTCAGCAATCTATAAATCAGAAGATATAAATAATACAATTAAAGCCTTTAGAGAGGTTTGTGAAAAATAG